In the genome of Buchnera aphidicola (Artemisaphis artemisicola), one region contains:
- a CDS encoding flagellar basal body P-ring protein FlgI, which yields MSKKIFLLIIKTMIFIFISFSFPLCAEKIRDLTSIQGIRNNQLIGYGLIVGLDGTGDQLTQTPFTKQSLNNMLLQLGVNIPTDTNMNLKNVAAVMVTANLPPFSHAGEQIDVIVSSIGNSKSLKGGTLLMTPLKGADNQIYAIAQGNILISEKNSFQKRINFNQVNSGIINNGATIEREINTNFGKQKTINLQLNQENFITAQRISDMINIKYPDTATPIDSKTVQINTVANNNVQVHMLANIQDIDISIPSQGAKVVVDRRTGSVVINQEVKLRSCVVSDGSLSIIIPKIIDLKNNLYFLKSFIKKDEKKYNLSDDIMNKNYIDNIVFNKSNLNDIVKALNILGTKPDELVSILELMKRAGCLNATLEII from the coding sequence ATGTCTAAGAAAATATTTTTATTGATAATAAAAACAATGATTTTTATTTTTATAAGTTTTTCATTTCCTTTGTGTGCTGAAAAAATACGTGATTTAACTAGTATTCAAGGAATTCGTAATAATCAACTTATTGGTTATGGACTAATAGTAGGTTTAGATGGTACAGGCGATCAATTAACTCAAACTCCATTTACAAAACAATCATTAAATAATATGCTTTTACAATTAGGTGTTAACATTCCTACAGATACTAATATGAATTTAAAAAATGTAGCAGCAGTAATGGTAACAGCTAATTTACCACCTTTTAGTCATGCAGGAGAACAAATAGATGTTATTGTTTCATCTATAGGAAATTCTAAAAGTCTTAAAGGTGGAACGTTATTAATGACTCCTTTAAAAGGAGCAGACAATCAAATTTATGCTATTGCTCAAGGTAATATATTAATATCTGAAAAAAATAGTTTTCAAAAAAGAATAAATTTTAATCAAGTTAATTCTGGCATAATTAATAACGGTGCAACAATCGAACGTGAAATAAATACTAATTTTGGAAAACAAAAAACAATTAATTTGCAATTAAATCAAGAAAATTTTATTACAGCACAACGTATTAGCGATATGATTAATATTAAATATCCAGATACAGCTACACCTATTGATTCTAAAACAGTACAAATAAATACTGTAGCTAATAATAATGTACAGGTTCACATGCTTGCTAATATTCAAGACATAGATATTTCCATTCCTTCACAAGGAGCTAAAGTTGTTGTTGATCGTCGAACTGGTTCAGTTGTTATTAATCAAGAAGTAAAATTAAGATCATGTGTAGTATCAGATGGAAGTTTATCTATAATAATACCTAAAATTATAGATCTAAAAAACAATTTATATTTTTTAAAATCATTCATAAAAAAAGATGAAAAAAAATATAATTTATCAGATGATATAATGAATAAAAATTATATAGATAATATTGTTTTTAATAAGAGTAATTTAAATGATATAGTTAAAGCT
- the flgF gene encoding flagellar basal-body rod protein FlgF codes for MENSIYNSMIAANQLLEKQTVISNNLANISTTGFKEKFNFTLKNQYMENFYNKDNKITKEYYNFFPGILNYTKRDLDLFIKDNGWLAVKDKNGNEAYTKNGHLKINSKRMLTIQNNEVLGNKCIIRIPRNVILKILSNGIITAIEKKKNSFSETKIGSLKLVHLPLQDLIQKENGLFYLKKNSLLNKNINHNNKITVQSGALEESNVNPSKNMIEMISNARQFDIQMKIISMCEKNSEYANQLFNI; via the coding sequence ATGGAGAATTCGATATATAATTCAATGATTGCGGCTAATCAATTGTTAGAAAAACAAACTGTCATTTCTAATAATTTAGCGAATATTTCAACAACTGGTTTTAAAGAAAAGTTTAATTTTACACTTAAAAACCAATATATGGAAAATTTTTATAATAAAGATAATAAGATTACAAAAGAATATTACAACTTTTTTCCAGGAATATTAAACTATACTAAAAGAGATTTGGATTTATTTATAAAAGATAATGGATGGTTAGCAGTTAAAGATAAAAATGGTAATGAAGCATATACAAAGAATGGTCATTTAAAAATAAATTCAAAGAGAATGCTAACAATACAAAATAATGAAGTACTAGGAAATAAATGTATTATTAGAATACCTAGAAATGTCATATTAAAAATTTTATCTAATGGAATTATTACTGCAATAGAAAAAAAGAAAAACAGTTTTTCTGAAACTAAAATAGGTAGTTTAAAATTAGTACATCTTCCTTTACAAGATCTCATACAAAAAGAAAATGGATTGTTTTATCTTAAAAAAAATAGTCTACTTAATAAGAATATAAATCATAATAATAAAATAACTGTGCAATCTGGTGCATTAGAAGAAAGTAACGTCAATCCTTCTAAAAATATGATAGAGATGATATCTAATGCTAGACAATTTGATATTCAAATGAAAATAATTTCTATGTGTGAAAAAAATTCTGAATATGCAAATCAGTTATTTAATATTTAA
- a CDS encoding flagellar hook assembly protein FlgD — protein MTTINVNSPIENTFIKKNNNIQNELNPLDLQKNFLTLLIAQIKNQDPTDPIKNTELTSQLAQINTASGIEKLNNTVGNFSSQINNNKNIQVSSLIGHHVMIPNNELVHTENTKTKFGIELIGKASLVEVQIIDKNNQILHKKIIKNVKPGIYSFIWDGKDLNNKNVITGKYTILVTAKNKEQNVPVQSLSTALVNSIITSSNDPIIDLGASGNTKLSEIREIFK, from the coding sequence ATGACTACTATTAACGTTAATTCTCCTATAGAGAATACATTTATTAAAAAAAATAATAATATACAAAATGAATTAAATCCATTAGATTTACAAAAAAATTTTTTAACTTTATTAATTGCGCAAATTAAAAATCAAGATCCTACAGATCCTATTAAAAACACTGAATTAACATCACAATTAGCGCAAATTAATACAGCAAGTGGAATTGAAAAATTAAATAATACTGTAGGAAATTTTTCTAGTCAAATTAACAATAATAAAAATATTCAAGTTTCTTCATTAATTGGACATCATGTAATGATACCTAATAATGAATTAGTTCATACTGAAAATACTAAAACAAAATTTGGAATAGAATTAATTGGCAAAGCCTCTTTAGTAGAAGTGCAAATTATAGATAAGAATAATCAAATTTTACATAAAAAAATAATAAAAAATGTAAAACCTGGTATATATAGTTTTATATGGGATGGAAAAGATTTAAATAATAAAAATGTCATAACTGGAAAATATACTATTTTAGTAACAGCGAAAAATAAAGAACAAAATGTTCCTGTACAAAGTTTAAGTACGGCTTTAGTTAATAGTATTATCACTTCTTCTAATGATCCTATTATCGATCTAGGAGCATCAGGTAATACAAAACTTTCAGAAATTCGTGAAATTTTTAAATAA
- a CDS encoding flagellar basal body L-ring protein FlgH, translated as MIKFFIFKTKYYLAAIFLLLLQSCSNVEYTPIVSGITTATAPNILPKAMNSSLFQEKIASNYGYEALFEDHRPHNVGDIVTVVLQENISASNSSSSNASRDGSTNLGITIAPGQLNPMLDVESKNNITGLNSIGKNNFSGKGSNSAKNKFTGLITVTVQEVLPNNNLKVIGEKQVAINEGIEFIRFSGVINPNNINKNNLISSTQIADARIEYFSHGRMNDVQKMGWLQRFLMKISPI; from the coding sequence GTGATAAAGTTTTTTATTTTTAAAACTAAATACTATTTAGCTGCTATTTTTTTATTATTACTGCAGAGCTGTTCTAATGTTGAGTATACACCTATAGTTTCAGGTATTACCACTGCTACAGCTCCTAATATTTTACCCAAAGCAATGAATAGTTCTTTATTTCAAGAAAAAATAGCATCAAACTATGGCTATGAAGCATTATTTGAAGATCATCGTCCACATAATGTTGGAGATATAGTAACTGTTGTATTACAAGAGAATATAAGTGCTAGTAATAGCTCTTCTTCCAATGCCAGTCGAGATGGAAGCACTAATTTAGGAATAACAATAGCTCCTGGTCAATTAAATCCTATGCTAGATGTTGAATCAAAAAATAATATAACTGGATTGAATAGCATAGGAAAAAATAATTTTTCTGGAAAGGGCAGTAATTCAGCAAAAAATAAATTTACTGGACTAATTACCGTTACTGTTCAAGAAGTGCTTCCTAATAATAATTTAAAAGTAATTGGAGAAAAACAAGTTGCTATTAATGAAGGAATAGAATTTATTCGATTTTCAGGTGTAATTAACCCTAATAACATTAATAAAAATAACTTAATTTCATCAACCCAAATTGCTGATGCACGTATTGAATATTTTAGTCATGGACGTATGAATGATGTTCAAAAAATGGGATGGTTGCAAAGATTTTTAATGAAGATTTCTCCTATATAA
- a CDS encoding flagellar hook protein FlgE, with the protein MSIMGAISGLLASNEHMDTISNNIANASTIGYKSSKPVFFDMFSCSRESNSINGNGVGVSNIIQNFNNGMLVETGRDLDLGIVQDGFFRIVDAKGNVHYTRNGQFSLDKNKNIITMEGMYLTGKNKSYPQNTSNNSYGLETLNLRHGNILQEKATSSITLTAVLNSNTNSINDKIDISDKNMPQPEDYRTYINIYNKNGEKEQINISFYKIKKNTWKVDVESNENSINDSFQIEFNSNGELISDANLKIKPKNAKYEDITLNLSNTIEQENSENGNEKFSQDGYPKGYLKTFEISQDGEIVGIYSNKQVQVIGQILLSKFINPEKLRPESGNAWSATEKSGTEIIGIPGDTGFGFLSKKTLETSNVDLNKELINMIVAQRNYQSNAQSFKIEDKIISTIINLI; encoded by the coding sequence ATGTCTATTATGGGGGCTATAAGTGGTTTACTTGCGAGTAATGAACATATGGATACTATATCTAACAACATAGCAAATGCATCTACTATAGGATATAAATCTAGTAAACCAGTATTTTTTGATATGTTCTCTTGCTCTCGTGAATCTAATAGTATAAATGGAAATGGTGTTGGTGTCTCTAATATTATACAAAATTTTAACAATGGAATGTTAGTTGAAACTGGTAGAGATTTAGACTTAGGAATCGTACAAGATGGGTTTTTTCGTATTGTAGATGCCAAAGGCAATGTACATTATACTAGAAATGGCCAATTTTCACTTGATAAAAATAAAAATATTATTACTATGGAAGGAATGTATCTTACTGGAAAAAATAAATCTTACCCTCAAAATACATCAAATAATTCATATGGTTTAGAAACTCTTAATTTAAGACACGGTAATATATTGCAAGAAAAAGCTACTTCTTCAATTACATTAACAGCAGTTTTAAATAGCAATACTAATTCTATTAATGATAAAATTGATATATCTGATAAAAACATGCCTCAACCAGAAGACTACAGAACTTATATTAACATATATAATAAAAATGGCGAAAAAGAACAAATAAATATTTCTTTTTATAAAATAAAGAAAAATACATGGAAAGTAGATGTTGAATCTAATGAAAATAGCATTAATGATAGTTTTCAAATAGAATTTAATTCTAATGGAGAATTAATTTCTGATGCAAATTTAAAAATTAAACCCAAAAATGCAAAATATGAAGATATTACTCTTAATTTAAGCAATACCATAGAACAAGAAAATTCTGAAAATGGTAATGAAAAATTTTCTCAAGATGGATATCCAAAAGGTTATCTAAAAACATTTGAAATCTCTCAAGATGGTGAAATTGTTGGAATATATTCTAATAAACAAGTTCAAGTAATCGGACAAATATTACTATCAAAATTTATCAATCCTGAAAAATTACGACCTGAAAGCGGTAATGCATGGTCTGCTACTGAAAAATCAGGAACAGAAATTATAGGAATACCAGGTGATACTGGTTTTGGTTTTTTAAGTAAAAAAACTTTAGAAACATCAAATGTTGATTTAAATAAAGAATTAATAAATATGATTGTAGCTCAGCGTAACTATCAATCAAATGCTCAATCTTTTAAAATAGAAGATAAAATAATTAGCACAATAATTAATTTAATATAA
- the flgG gene encoding flagellar basal-body rod protein FlgG has translation MIPSLWISKTGLDAQQINMNIISNNLANVSTNGFKRSRAVFEDLMYQTIRQAGTNSSIDTTLPSGLQLGTGVRPVATERIYSQGNLSKTDSSKDVAINGQGFFQVQLPDGNIAYTRDGSFQLNQNGELVTNSGFPIVPEITIPPNATNINIARDGVVSVSIQGQTQPVFIGQLNLINFVNHSGLESLGENLYQETQASGSPIDTVPGLNGTGLLYQGYVETSNVNVAEELVNMIQTQRAYEINSKSISTSDQMLQKLSQL, from the coding sequence ATGATTCCTTCTTTATGGATTTCTAAAACAGGTCTTGATGCTCAACAAATTAATATGAATATTATTTCTAATAATTTAGCAAATGTTAGTACAAATGGTTTTAAACGTTCTCGAGCAGTTTTTGAAGATTTAATGTATCAAACAATACGTCAAGCAGGAACTAATTCATCTATTGATACAACTTTACCGTCAGGATTACAGTTAGGAACTGGAGTAAGACCAGTAGCTACTGAACGTATTTATAGTCAAGGAAATCTTTCAAAAACAGATTCTTCAAAAGACGTAGCTATTAATGGTCAAGGATTTTTTCAAGTGCAATTGCCAGATGGTAATATTGCATATACACGAGATGGTTCTTTTCAATTAAATCAAAATGGTGAATTAGTAACAAATAGTGGTTTTCCTATTGTACCAGAAATAACTATTCCTCCGAATGCTACTAATATCAATATAGCAAGAGATGGAGTTGTGAGTGTTTCTATTCAAGGACAAACGCAACCTGTTTTTATAGGACAGTTAAATTTAATTAATTTTGTTAATCATTCTGGATTAGAAAGTTTAGGAGAAAACTTATATCAAGAAACTCAAGCCTCAGGTTCTCCAATTGACACTGTTCCAGGTTTAAACGGTACAGGATTGTTGTATCAAGGATATGTTGAAACTTCTAACGTCAATGTTGCTGAAGAATTAGTAAATATGATTCAAACTCAAAGAGCATATGAAATTAATAGTAAATCCATTAGTACATCAGATCAAATGTTACAAAAGTTATCACAATTGTAG